CGGTGCAACAAGGATTGTATAGGGTAATAGGCAAAGAATCACTGACGGCTATTAGCGTGACAATATGTATTTTATTGTTACGCTCCCTTGGATTCATGCAATCCTCAGAGTGGACTGCATTGGACTATTTTTTTCAGATGCGTCCGCAGGAATCACTAGAAGAACGCATTACTATTGTAGCAATTGATGAAGCTTCTTTACGACATACAGGTTCGTGGCCCATTCCAGATGGCGATATTGCCCAACTCATACAAAAAATACAACACCACCAACCTCGGGCTATTGGCTTGGATATCTACCGAGATCTTGGTGTAGAACCGGGTCATCCAGAATTAGTTGATACGTTGAAATCAGTACCAAATATAGTTGGTATTGAACTCTTGTCAAATAACAACAAAAATACCAGTGTTGCACCCTCACCATCACTCCGTCAGCTTGACCAAGTGGGTTTTAACAATATTGTGTACGATGCCGATGGCAAAGTGCGGCGAAATATTTTATACTGGCACGTTAATAATGAGCCACGCGAAAGCTTTTCCTTAAAACTTGCTTTTCTTTATTTAAAGCACGAAGGTATTACTCCCAAAAAAGCAGAAAACAACCCTAATTCTTTACAATTGGGCGATGCCATGCTTAACCGTTTTCAATCTAACGATGGTGGCTACGTAGGAGCAGATGATGGTGGCTATCAAATTATATCAAACTTTCCCAAAGCCGGATGCAGCAATTCTAAAGAAGATGATTGTCATTTCCGTACAGTGTCAATGCGTGATGTCTTAACCAAGAGCGTGTCAGAAAGCTTGTTTAAAGACCGCATTGTACTGATTGGTTCAACAGCACCCAGTGTCCAAGATTTTGCTTTAATCCCCTACTCTAGCCGTTTGATAGGTACGGCAAAGCCTGTAGCAGGTGTTGAACTACAAGCTTATTTTATCAGCGAGTTAATTTCGGCAGCACGCGATCGCAGACCTTTACTCAAAGTTTGGTCTGACTGTGTAGAATATGCGTGGATTTTTGCTTGCGCTTATATTGGCGTCATCATTAAATGGCGAATGCGAGGTACAAGCGTTAGATTCTTAAGTATTTTATTTTCGGGACTCGCACTTACAAGCACTGCTTATTGGGCTTTGCTATTTGGTTGGTGGATACCAATAGTACCTGGGTTGTTCGCTTTAAGTGGTTCAGCGATCGCCATCACTTACCAGATGGCATATCGTCAAGAAGAGTTAAAACGTTCTAAAGAATTTTTGCATCAAGTCATCAACACAATACCAGATCCAATTTTCGTCAAAAATGAAAAACATCAGTGGATTGTTCTAAACGAGGCGTACTGCGAATTGATTGGTCATCCCAAAGATGCATTATTAGAAAAGTCTGACTATGACTTTTTCCCCAAACATGAAGCCAATGTTTTTCGAGCCTCGGATGAGTTAATCTTTCACAACCAGCAACCTCAAGAAAACGAAGAAGAATTTACAGATGCTAGTGGAAATACCCACCTAATTTCAACTAAACGTTCTCTTCACAAAGATGCAGCTGGCAATTTCTTTTTGGTGGGAGTGATTCGAGACATTACTAAACGCAAACTGATAGAAGAAGAACTGCGACGTTCTGCGACAGAATTATTACGTATCAACCAAGAGTTAAAAGTTAAAGAAGACCATTTGCGCTACATAGCATATCATGACCCTCTCACCGGTCTACCAAATCGCAAGTTTTTTCTCGAACAGCTTCAGGAGTCCTTGGAATGGGCGCAAGACAACAATTTATTAGTGGGGCTACTTTTTATCGATCTAGATGGTTTTAAGCAAATCAACGATACTTTAGGGCATGAAATAGGCGATCGTCTTTTAGTTACCATAGCCCAACGGTTAAATAACTCCCTACGCAGTAGCGATACTGTTGCTCGTTTGGGAGGGGATGAATTCACCGTCATTGTACGAGCAATTCCAAAAGTCCAAGCTGCAGCCAGAGTAGCCGACAAGATTTTAGCAACTCTTGCCGAGCCAATTGTTTTGGAAGGTAATATTACCAAAATTTCTGCCAGTATAGGCATCAGTATATATCCAATCGACAGCCACGACAGTGAAACACTGATTAGACAAGCAGACACTGCCATGTATCGTGCCAAGCTCCTCGGCAAAAACCGCTACGAATTTCTTTGAAAATAAGGCGTATGGAAGAAAAATTTTCATAACGAGTGTTGTAGGCAATTATCTCCGATCGCCCGTGTAGGTCTATTTTTAAGTTAAAACTCACCCTTTGGGAGGATGTAAATAACTGTATATCAGTACTAAAAATTAATTGAGAAACATAAAAAAGATAAATACTTCATTATTGATCTGCTATTTATAAGCATCTGTCCAAAAACCTTGTTTCTCTCTGCCAGAAAGCTTGATATAGCAATCGTATTTGATTTATGATTCTTATATTTCGTTGGCTCAACTCAAAGAAACCGGGTTTTTGGTATTAGTAGATCGGCGCTCTAAGTAAAAAGAATAAATTTTCATAAAACATAAACTTTGAGTCTAATTGGCAGTATCAATTAAGGCTCAATAGACCATTAAAAAAAGGGATCTACTGAGACTTATGGGAACTCGCTTAAAACTCGTAAGCATGATTATGCTTCTTATTGGAGCACATTTGGTAATTCCTAAAATTGTCGAAACGGTAGCAGCATTTAGCACATTTACGACAAAAGGTTCTGAAACAGCAGTCAGAGATACCTTTATTGAGGACCCCTTGGAACCTTATGTTTCAGAAAACGTAGCGTACAAAGCTATATCAAACAACAGTTACGAACCACCAAACTATGGAAGTCCGGACAGTCAGCACGGTAGCGGAACTAGATAGAAGATTTCCACCATTTAGTATGTTGTACAAGCGTGTGTACCTGCCAATTTGGATCTGAGTGAGGATAATCGCGACGGTAATGTCCTCCCCGACTTTCAGTTCTGAAGGCAGCACTTTTAAGAATTAGATAAGCAACATCAAGCAGATTGTCTGTTTCTGCCCACAATCGTATTTGCCGTTCAACATTCGGTAAATTTAAGGTAGCCGATTGTGTCGGCTGTAAAGATTTTAAGAATTGAGTGATTGGCAACGTAGCAATTTCCCGTTGCCAAGATTCAACAGTCGCGATCGCAGCTTCCATCCCAGACTGTTCCCGACATATACCAGCATTTTCCCACACCAAACGCGGTATTTTTTGCCGCAGTTCTTCTAAATATTCTTGCTGATAAGCCCACTCGCTTTCAGAAAGGATAAAGGATAAAGGATGAAGGAAAAAATGAGATTCTTTAAGTTCATCCTTTATCTTTCTCACTTCATCCTTCAAATGGGCCATTTCTGCTCCAAACACTATACACTCCAACAGGGAATTACTAGCAAGACGATTTGCTCCATGTACTCCAGTACTTGCAGTTTCTCCCACAGCATACAAACCGGGAATGTTTGTCCGGTTCATGAGATCTGTGACAATACCACCCATCCAATAATGAGCGGCGGGAGCAACTGGTATTGGTTCTGAGAAAACGTCAATGCCCCAATGTTTACAAACTTTGATGATATTAGGGAAACGATAGCGAATCTTTTCAGCAGGAATCGGGCGCATATCCAACCACACACTAGCTGTTGCCAAATCGGCTGAAGTGCGTTGCAAGTGAGTGAAAATTGCACGACTGACAACATCTCTGGGAGCAAGTTCACCAGATGGGTGATAGTCAAATGCAAAACGCCGTCCTTCGCGATCGATTAGATGTGCGCCTTCACCACGTACAGCTTCGCTAATGAGAAAGCGTCCGGGTTTTGTAAGGGCTGTCGGATGAAACTGGACAAACTCTAAATCTCGAAGAATAGCCCCAACCCGCCATCCCATCGCCACGCCATCTCCCGTGCTCACAGCCGGGTTTGTGGTTTGAGCAAAAACTTGACCACCACCACCTGTGGCTAAAACCACAGCAGGTGCTTTCACCCATGTGACTGCACCTTGATAAAAAAGACTAATTCCCTGACACCGATTTGTCTCAGGTTCCAGCCACAGATTCAAAGCCAAAGCTTGTTGAATAACCTGAATATTTTGGCGTTGCAGAACTTGGTTTGTCAGAGTTGTGATAACTTCCCTACCAGTTGTGTCTGCAGAATGAAGAACGCGATTGCGGGAATGGGCAGCTTCCAAAGTTAATGCGAGTTCGTTGCCATGACGATCGAAAGCAACACCTAATTTGATGAGAGATTCAATACAGCTAGGGGCTTTGTTAGCGAGAAATTCTACAGCTTCTACATCGCACAAACCCACACCTGCCCGTATGGTATCTTCAACGTGAAAAGAAGGAGAATCTTGGGGTGCGATCGCAGCAGCAATACCTCCTTGCGCCCAATCACTGGCAGACAGAGAAAGTGTTTCTTTAGTAATCAAACCTATTTTCAAATCGGCAGGTATACAAAGTGCTGTATACAATCCAGCAGCACCAGCACCGACTACTATGACATCAAATTCGCTTTTTAAGTTGGTCGTCACAAATAAAGTTAACTAATAAGGATCGTCACTGGTCACTGGTCACTGGTCACTGGTCACTGGTCACTGATCCGGGAGGAATTAGGGTACGGGGAGTTGAGATAGAGGGAAAAGAAAGGCTGATGAACATTAGTTTGCCACATACTAAAATTCTGACCCTACTTCCTAATCTCCATTCCCCATTGCCCCCGATCCCCAGAAAAGGCACCGAGTTCCCCAATCCCTATTTTTTATCTATAGATACCGTTGTTAAAGCGGTCATCTCCCTCTGTGTATGCAGCCTCAGCGTCAGTCACAGTGAAGTTATCCAAGTTAGCCTGCAGGATTTGTTTTTGGCGATCGCTCAATCCGTCAATGCTCAAAATATCCTCTACCTTTTGATAAGGAGCATTTTTGATAATTTTCCTTGCAAGGGTAGGATATAATCCCGGATACTTTTGGAAAGCTCGCACGTTGGTATTGTTCAGATCGATTTTTTTTCCATACACGTCTGCCAGCTTTGCGTCTGCGCGATTGCGTAAACCTTGAGTTCCCTCAACTGCCAAAACTGGCGCGGAATGAAAAGCAAGACTGTTAAAACTAGCGGCTTGGGCTACTTGTGGCATTCCCAACCATCCCCAACATCCTAGTAACAAGCTAAAAACAGTTAATAAACGCACCAATCCTTTCACGATTTTTTTACCTCTTTCCATCCAATTACATCAAAGCTTTAAGCTATTAGCAATCTATTGGTTATTTGTCAAGAGCTATTTACCTCAGATGAGAGAGCAAAGGACTAAGGACAAAAACCGATAGCCAATGGCTTAATCAACACAGCACTATCAGAAACTAATATACAGCTCATTAACATCCACAATACTTGCGGTTACTAGCTTTGACTGTAGTTTTCCCAAAAATTCCTTATTTTAGGCAAAGTTGTCACTGGTCACTGGTCACTGGTCACTGGTCACTGGTCACTGGTCACTGGTCACTGGTCACTGGTCACTGGTCATGCAAGAACAGCCGCAACCAAAAACAAGCAATCTACCAAGATAGTACTTAACACGGCTCCACTAAAAGCATACCAATGCCTCTGCCGTTGAGGTAAAGGTAAAATACCAACTGTCAGTAGCACTAAGGCAAGAGAGATCGCCCATACTTGTCCCCAAGGAGTTTTTACCTGGGCTAGAGCACTTTGCAAAATTGGCGACACATCCGCAGGTTCTACCTGCATAATTTGCCGCCAAAAAGGTATTAAGTCTACTAAATAAAAGTATATATCTGTTAAGACCGTACCGAATAGAGAGCCTAAGTAAAAAAAATTCCCTATTTTCCCCCAATTCCGGCTCAGACACCATAGGGCGAAAGGTAAACCAATAGACTCTACAGGCAAATGCCAAAGGGGTTCCCAACGCAGCCAACCCCAGTAGATTGAGCCTGCTAGCCAACTCCAACTAAACCCTAACAACAGATCGCCCCATATATATGTTGAGGGACGTGACATTAATTTAAGACTCAGCCAAACCCAACCGCCTGTTAAAGCTAAGCTCAGCCCAGGTAGCATTCGCACCAATGGGGCTTCGATAAAAACTGGCACAGACACTAAGAATACGGCTGCCACAAAGACTAAGGGTGCTGGTTGAGCAACAACTTTCCACAACAACGGAATATCAGCAGTTGTATTTTGCTGGACGGCTTGAACTGAAGCAGTAGAAACAGAGTAGGATGACAAAGTATTATTAATCAATGTTTTTAATAATTGTTACTTATCTTTATCTTACTTAAGATACCACAACATTTATCCCCCCGGGGGGCATTCAAATTATAACTTATTAAGAAGGATGAAGTGTAAAGTATAAAGGTTGAAGCAAACTTAACCAATTACTGGTCACTCGTCACTGGTCACTGGTCACTGAATTATGACAATCACTATTGCACTCCATACCGAGCACATCAATTCCTTAAATCTCTCCTCCGCCATATCAGTTATTGAGAAACTAGTGCAAGAGGGAGCGATCGCATCTCAACAACAGCAGTTGTGCTTTGATATTAACTATCCACTAGAACAAGGCGATCCAAGAGAACTGTCTGAAGTTCCAGAAATTCGTTTGTGGTTTATCCGATTGGATACTCGCTATCCTTGGTTACCTTTTTTACTAGACTGGAAAGCCGGAGAATTAGTGCGTTATACTGCCATGCTCGTACCGCATCAATTTAGTAGGAGAGAAGGTATTCAATATAATCCTGAAGCATTAGAAATTTTTCTCATGCACAAACTGTTTTTTCTAACTGATTGGCTGAAACAACAAGGTATTCCCAGTAAAGCTCGTTTACAGTCTATGGCTCAACTCCTAGGTTATGAGCTAGACGATACTTTATTTGAATTGGTTAGTGGTTAATCAGTGAGCAGTGACCAGTAACCAGTGACCACTGGTTACTAACCACTAACCACTAACCGCTAAATACTAACAACTAACAATTAAAGTCAGTGCTTTATGAAAAGCATATTCAACAGCTTTAGATTGACTGGGTAATGCTGATGGCCAAATACGATAATCGTTAGACTCTAGAATTAAGTTTGCCATATCATCGATTTTTATCCTTTTTAATACCTCGTATTGAGCCAATTCAAAATCTCGGAGAGTACCACCTCGTGCTAAGATTTTTTTTGCGGCTTCAATAAAACCATTTAAAACGGCTTTCATGTATTCCGTACCTGTATGTTCTGCAAAAACTGATGATAACTTGAAAGCCTTCTGCTCTTCTAAGAGAAGATCGGCGATCGCTTTGCCTTCGCGAGTCTTCCACTTTTTAGGTAATTGTACCTCCAAATAATCGTCTTGAAGGGACTGATATTTGAGATACTCGTCAATATCAATAGTTTCTTGAACCAGTTTTTGTCCTGTCAAGAGTTGTAACAGAGGGATTGCACTTGTACTAATAGAGGAATCTAGAATGACTTTTTCTTCACCTTCCAAACATTGATAGACAAGATAAGTCCAAAGTCCCGATTGAGAAAAATTAGCTTTAGCGGCTTGATAGAAAGTTGTTGTGCCATCCTCCTCACACTCGAAACATACATTTTTTACATCTTGGGTATTTTCTTCTAAATGTATGAGTCTTCTAAAAATACCAGTGATATGTGATGGTTGGCTCTCTACTTGGATGTAACGCTTACCACTGCTGATGTAGCTATGTAACCAAATCGCCATTTGTTTTTCCTTTGAATATTTTCGTCACATTCTGTTGCGATGCACCAGTCCGACAGCAAGAGGGAAGTTTAGGAACACACAAATGTAGCGCACTAAATTTATCTAATAAATAGATCGCACTTAAAATTGATGGCAAGAAGTGTTTGCCAAGAAGCCGAGAATCCTCAATGTTGCTGTACTGAATTCAGTATTCTTTGTTTTAACGTAAATTTTTAGTCAGAATTAATTCATTTCGTTACAAAACCTCAGATTTCCTATTATATCGATCGTGTTTGAGCAGTTATTAGACTGTTGATTGATGACTCAGAGTTGCCATCAGTTATTAAGCTGTAAAATAGGGTGCAGCAAAATTTACAGCTAATACTCATTTGGAGAAGCCGGGATAAATGTTTTCTAGATTACATATATTAATAGCTACTCTACATAAATTTATCGAAAATTTTTAGCTTAAGCCAGCTTTCAGCAAAAATTTTTTTCTCCAAAAGCTTAATATATACAGGTTTCGTACCATTTTGTTAGATAAGACAATAAAATCCGCCTTTAGTTAGAGCGGATTTGAGATAGCAAAAATACTAGGCGATTTAAGTCGCAGCGATATAAGACAAAGTCCTTTCCTGCGCGAATGGGTAGCTGAGTTTCAACCGCCCCAAATTTTCTCTAAGACAACCTTGGGTGAAATATCCTCCATTTTCCCAGTCGGAGATTTTATGGCAAGGAATTTTTCGCTCTGAGGCAGTAGCTTAGAAGGATCTGTTGAACCAAATAGAGCAACAGTATAAGTCTGAACAGCCACACTCAAATGCATTGGCACACTATCAGTACACAGCATTAAATTTGACCCGGCAATCATAGCTGCTAGCTTGCCGATGTCATCGGGTGAACTGACTTTAATGTCAGGCGCGGACTGTTTAAGACTGCGTACAAACTGTTCATCTTCCGGTTCTCGGATAACAACCACGGGCATATTGGGTTGTTTTTGCTGGAAATCTTGAATAATTTGCTGCCAGTTTTTAACAGGGTAGATTTTATCAAAACCTTTGACTTGGGATAATTCGCTTGCACCCCCGTGAATTAAAACGTAGCCAGTTTCCTTGACTCCGAGCCGTTGTTGTTCTGCATTAGCCCAATCAATATCTTGTTTTGGGACATTGACTGACAATTCCGGGCATGGAGATTTAATGTTTAAAACTTGTAACAAATCGTGGTACACACAAGCGGCATACTGCCCTGTGTTCAGAGCCACTGGATTGGTGAGAAAAGCAGAGCCTTTGCCACGATAACCAACACGGGTTGGAATTCCAGTCAACCAGAGCAAAAGACCAACTAACCAGCTTTGCCCAAGAGCA
This genomic interval from Scytonema hofmannii PCC 7110 contains the following:
- a CDS encoding DUF3120 domain-containing protein, which codes for MPLLWKVVAQPAPLVFVAAVFLVSVPVFIEAPLVRMLPGLSLALTGGWVWLSLKLMSRPSTYIWGDLLLGFSWSWLAGSIYWGWLRWEPLWHLPVESIGLPFALWCLSRNWGKIGNFFYLGSLFGTVLTDIYFYLVDLIPFWRQIMQVEPADVSPILQSALAQVKTPWGQVWAISLALVLLTVGILPLPQRQRHWYAFSGAVLSTILVDCLFLVAAVLA
- the nadB gene encoding L-aspartate oxidase → MTTNLKSEFDVIVVGAGAAGLYTALCIPADLKIGLITKETLSLSASDWAQGGIAAAIAPQDSPSFHVEDTIRAGVGLCDVEAVEFLANKAPSCIESLIKLGVAFDRHGNELALTLEAAHSRNRVLHSADTTGREVITTLTNQVLQRQNIQVIQQALALNLWLEPETNRCQGISLFYQGAVTWVKAPAVVLATGGGGQVFAQTTNPAVSTGDGVAMGWRVGAILRDLEFVQFHPTALTKPGRFLISEAVRGEGAHLIDREGRRFAFDYHPSGELAPRDVVSRAIFTHLQRTSADLATASVWLDMRPIPAEKIRYRFPNIIKVCKHWGIDVFSEPIPVAPAAHYWMGGIVTDLMNRTNIPGLYAVGETASTGVHGANRLASNSLLECIVFGAEMAHLKDEVRKIKDELKESHFFLHPLSFILSESEWAYQQEYLEELRQKIPRLVWENAGICREQSGMEAAIATVESWQREIATLPITQFLKSLQPTQSATLNLPNVERQIRLWAETDNLLDVAYLILKSAAFRTESRGGHYRRDYPHSDPNWQVHTLVQHTKWWKSSI
- the psbU gene encoding photosystem II complex extrinsic protein PsbU, which gives rise to MKGLVRLLTVFSLLLGCWGWLGMPQVAQAASFNSLAFHSAPVLAVEGTQGLRNRADAKLADVYGKKIDLNNTNVRAFQKYPGLYPTLARKIIKNAPYQKVEDILSIDGLSDRQKQILQANLDNFTVTDAEAAYTEGDDRFNNGIYR
- a CDS encoding CHASE2 domain-containing protein; amino-acid sequence: MNKQVSKHLLRSLLAVQQGLYRVIGKESLTAISVTICILLLRSLGFMQSSEWTALDYFFQMRPQESLEERITIVAIDEASLRHTGSWPIPDGDIAQLIQKIQHHQPRAIGLDIYRDLGVEPGHPELVDTLKSVPNIVGIELLSNNNKNTSVAPSPSLRQLDQVGFNNIVYDADGKVRRNILYWHVNNEPRESFSLKLAFLYLKHEGITPKKAENNPNSLQLGDAMLNRFQSNDGGYVGADDGGYQIISNFPKAGCSNSKEDDCHFRTVSMRDVLTKSVSESLFKDRIVLIGSTAPSVQDFALIPYSSRLIGTAKPVAGVELQAYFISELISAARDRRPLLKVWSDCVEYAWIFACAYIGVIIKWRMRGTSVRFLSILFSGLALTSTAYWALLFGWWIPIVPGLFALSGSAIAITYQMAYRQEELKRSKEFLHQVINTIPDPIFVKNEKHQWIVLNEAYCELIGHPKDALLEKSDYDFFPKHEANVFRASDELIFHNQQPQENEEEFTDASGNTHLISTKRSLHKDAAGNFFLVGVIRDITKRKLIEEELRRSATELLRINQELKVKEDHLRYIAYHDPLTGLPNRKFFLEQLQESLEWAQDNNLLVGLLFIDLDGFKQINDTLGHEIGDRLLVTIAQRLNNSLRSSDTVARLGGDEFTVIVRAIPKVQAAARVADKILATLAEPIVLEGNITKISASIGISIYPIDSHDSETLIRQADTAMYRAKLLGKNRYEFL
- a CDS encoding glycosyltransferase family 9 protein, with product MRIVALVPGGIGDQLLFFPTLDDLKRNLPKAKIDVVVEPRSKTAYRVSKSVNDVLAFDFKDRNSLADWGNLVGTIRDREYDVAIALGQSWLVGLLLWLTGIPTRVGYRGKGSAFLTNPVALNTGQYAACVYHDLLQVLNIKSPCPELSVNVPKQDIDWANAEQQRLGVKETGYVLIHGGASELSQVKGFDKIYPVKNWQQIIQDFQQKQPNMPVVVIREPEDEQFVRSLKQSAPDIKVSSPDDIGKLAAMIAGSNLMLCTDSVPMHLSVAVQTYTVALFGSTDPSKLLPQSEKFLAIKSPTGKMEDISPKVVLEKIWGG
- a CDS encoding CRR6 family NdhI maturation factor, with amino-acid sequence MTITIALHTEHINSLNLSSAISVIEKLVQEGAIASQQQQLCFDINYPLEQGDPRELSEVPEIRLWFIRLDTRYPWLPFLLDWKAGELVRYTAMLVPHQFSRREGIQYNPEALEIFLMHKLFFLTDWLKQQGIPSKARLQSMAQLLGYELDDTLFELVSG